The Candidatus Paceibacterota bacterium genome contains the following window.
CTTGTTCCTTTGAAAGTTCTTTTTGTCCAAAATCTCCCATATGGCAAACTTTAATGCCCTCAACTTCTATTATAAAGATAATGTTTTCGCCTCTTTCTTCCCCAAAATTATCATCGTGAAAAGAAGAAATACCCTTAACTTTAACTCCTTTAGCTTCATATTCTCCCGGTTCATTTATTAAAAAAGGTTCTTTTATTTTTCCGTCCAATTCAAAACCACTTACTGCTTTTTTATTAGAATGATCCTCGTGTTCATGTGACAAAAGCAAAATATCTGTCCTTGTTTTTTTAGGTCTTAAACCCGTACTCTTACCATAAGGATCAATTGCTATTGTTACTCTTTCTCCGTCTATTTTTCCGTTTATCTCAAAAAAAGAATGACCATACCAAGAAATATCCATAGTTTTTCTTAAGTCCTCAAATCTTAATTAATATAAAAATCCACAAATGTGGTATTTTTTTTCTTATTAAATAATAGCAAATTTTAATGTAAATTTCAATCCAAAATTCTAGGAAAATAACGGCACTAAAGCCCAAAGAATCATTGTTAGGGCAACCAAAAAAACAATGATAATGGAAATAAATTTAAATAATTTTGATTGTTTTTTTGCCATATTTTTAAACATCAGCCTCAACCTCCACAATATTTTCTGAAACCTTTTTAAATAAAGTACCTGTGATTAAATTACATTCGGGGAACTTAAATTTCCATGCAAGAAAAAAATAAAGCAGAGCAGAAATTCCTCCAGCAAAAGCCATCTGTAAAAATATACCCCAAAAAGTCTCAAGACCAAAAGCAGGAGCCGCAAGATATAAAAGGCCGTAACACATCAAAGCACAAAAAAGAGAAAGAATAAAAATGCGCAAAAAAGAGTTACGAAGTCTAAATTCCCAGTGATCTCCAATTTTCCTTTTAAAAGCGAAAATTAGCCAAAGTATATTTAAAATAGCGGTAAGAGAAAAAGCTAACGGAAGACCTATCATTGTGAGTCCATTAACTCCTTCTAATTTCAAAAAGGATCGTAAAAAGAAAGAGAAATTGGGAATATTTGAAATCATCCAAACAAAAGAGAAAGAAAAAATAATATTAAAAATAATTGAGAAAATATTTATTTTAACAGGCGTTCTTGTGTCCTGCATAGAATAAAAAGATTGGGAAAGTAAAGGAATTAAAGATTGAGCAAAAAGCGAGAAAGAGAAAATGCCAAGACAAGCCGCTGTAAGCCTTGTATCGTTCCAAGAAAATTTTCCTGCTCCTAATATCACCCTGACAATTTGTGCTCTTAAAATAAAAATAAAAAAGGAAATAGGGATAACGAAAAATATTATCTGTGAAAAAGTTGAAGTAAACTTTTCAATAAAATCTTTTCTTTTTTTCAAAGAAAAACTTTTTGAAAGCGAAGGAAAAGCAGCTACGGCAAAAGAAATACCAAATAAAGAAATAGGGGCATACTGTAGGTTGTTTGAAAAATTAAAAACAGTGATAGAACCAACAGTAAGAAGAGAAGCAACTGCGGTAATCACTATTAAGTTTATTTGAGTCGCAGCTACTCCTATGGCCCTTGGCAACATCAATCTTAAAAGCTTGCGCATCCCTTTATCTTTAATGTCGAGAATAAATTTAAAATCAAAGCCAGAAGCAAAAACTGCGGGCAATTGCACAAAAAGGTGTAAAAAAGCACCCAATACAACGCCCCACGCAAGGCCCACAAGACCCCATCTTGGTACAAAAAACATCGCGCCAATAATAATCCCAATATTATACATTATTGGAGCGAAAGAATAGATAAGAAATTTTGAGAAATATTGTAAAAGTGAACCAAAAATATTAGAAACCGCCAAAATCAAAGGGGATAAAAACATTATTCTTGTTAGAAGTACTACCGTCGCCATTTCCTGCGATTTAAAACCAGGAGCAATAATTCTCATTAGCTGGGGAGCAAAAATCGCAAGCAAGGCTCCGGCTAAAATCAAGGCGCAAATAAAAATACAAAGGACGTTATTAAAAAATCTCCACACCTCTTTTTTGGATTTATTTTCCCAGTGGTCTGCAAAAATCGGTATCAAAGCGCTGGATAAGGCGCCAATAATTAAAATATTAAAAAGAAAATCCGGAATTCGAAAAGCAGCATAGTATATATCAAGATCTCTGCCTGCGCCAAAAAGGCCCGCAAGAATCCTATCACGAAAGAGTGCTGTAATTTTTGCAAAAAAAGTGGCGGCAATTAAAATAATAGCGGCAGAAGTAATGTTCTTTGCGCGATGATTAAAAATATTTGCTATCATTTCTTTTTAGGAAATTTCTCCAAGATTACTTTGCATATTCAATAACTCTTGTTTCTCTTATGACATTTACTTTTATCTCACCGGGATAATCCAAGTCGCTTTCAACTTTGTTTGCAATTTCTCTGGCTAATTTTTTTGCCATATAATCGTCTACCTCTTCGCTTTTTACAAATACTCTAAGCTCTCTTCCTGCTTCCAGTGCAAAAGCATCCTTAACTTCATCAAACTCCATTGCAATCTTTTCAAGCTCTTCAATCCTTTTAATATAATCTTCGGGGCTGCTTTTTCTCGCTCCTGGCCTGCCAGCAGAAATTGCATCGGCTGTCTGGATTATAACTGATTCAATGGTCTCATAAGGATGTTCTTCGTGATGACTCTTTATAGCTTGGATAACTTCTTCTTCAATTCCGAATTTCTTTAAAATACGAATGCCAATTTCAATATGAGATCCCTCAACTTCCCAATCAACAGCCTTACCAATGTCGTGCAGTAGAGCAGCTTTTTTAGCCACTTTAACATCTCCTCCTATTTCTGAAGCTAAAGTTCCTGCAATATAAGCCACTTCTCTGCTATGATCTAAAACATTCTGTCCATAACTAGTTCGGAATTTCAATCTTCCGAGTAATTGATATAATTTTGGATCCAGACCAAAAACTTCAAGCTCATGACATATGTCCTCGCCAATTTTCTGAATTTTCTCTGGCATCTGTTCTTCTATTTTCTTTACAATATCCTCAACTCTTGTTGGCTGAATTCTCCCATCTTTAACTAGTTCTTGAAGAGCAATTTTTGCAACTTCCCTGCGTAACGGATCAAAAGATGATAAAAAAACTACATTTGGTGT
Protein-coding sequences here:
- the rny gene encoding ribonuclease Y — translated: MSEIILLVIGAASICVGAVLGYLARQSIAKLQAGSAEERLQKKLDEAKKQAENIILDAKKKGLSFLEDSKKKTEQKEKDLSLLEKTLERKKGVFEQKSLDLKNKEKDIGLKGEDLEKLKRKAQEIINKKKTELEKLSGFSKEEARKEIMKEIEQEYKQEIEKKISKIEKEGEEKFERKAKEILAFTIQRGASALVEDLTTISVSLPDDEIKGRIIGKEGRNIRAFENATGVELIVDETPNVVFLSSFDPLRREVAKIALQELVKDGRIQPTRVEDIVKKIEEQMPEKIQKIGEDICHELEVFGLDPKLYQLLGRLKFRTSYGQNVLDHSREVAYIAGTLASEIGGDVKVAKKAALLHDIGKAVDWEVEGSHIEIGIRILKKFGIEEEVIQAIKSHHEEHPYETIESVIIQTADAISAGRPGARKSSPEDYIKRIEELEKIAMEFDEVKDAFALEAGRELRVFVKSEEVDDYMAKKLAREIANKVESDLDYPGEIKVNVIRETRVIEYAK
- the murJ gene encoding murein biosynthesis integral membrane protein MurJ, giving the protein MIANIFNHRAKNITSAAIILIAATFFAKITALFRDRILAGLFGAGRDLDIYYAAFRIPDFLFNILIIGALSSALIPIFADHWENKSKKEVWRFFNNVLCIFICALILAGALLAIFAPQLMRIIAPGFKSQEMATVVLLTRIMFLSPLILAVSNIFGSLLQYFSKFLIYSFAPIMYNIGIIIGAMFFVPRWGLVGLAWGVVLGAFLHLFVQLPAVFASGFDFKFILDIKDKGMRKLLRLMLPRAIGVAATQINLIVITAVASLLTVGSITVFNFSNNLQYAPISLFGISFAVAAFPSLSKSFSLKKRKDFIEKFTSTFSQIIFFVIPISFFIFILRAQIVRVILGAGKFSWNDTRLTAACLGIFSFSLFAQSLIPLLSQSFYSMQDTRTPVKINIFSIIFNIIFSFSFVWMISNIPNFSFFLRSFLKLEGVNGLTMIGLPLAFSLTAILNILWLIFAFKRKIGDHWEFRLRNSFLRIFILSLFCALMCYGLLYLAAPAFGLETFWGIFLQMAFAGGISALLYFFLAWKFKFPECNLITGTLFKKVSENIVEVEADV
- a CDS encoding MBL fold metallo-hydrolase, translating into MDISWYGHSFFEINGKIDGERVTIAIDPYGKSTGLRPKKTRTDILLLSHEHEDHSNKKAVSGFELDGKIKEPFLINEPGEYEAKGVKVKGISSFHDDNFGEERGENIIFIIEVEGIKVCHMGDFGQKELSKEQADDIVGVDVLLIPVGGLFTISGKEAAKIVGQVEPKIAIPMHYKIPGITLKIEDEKSFLNVIGVKEKEKFKKLKLKKSELDRKEGTEILIMEKT